A genomic region of Papaver somniferum cultivar HN1 chromosome 7, ASM357369v1, whole genome shotgun sequence contains the following coding sequences:
- the LOC113293625 gene encoding uncharacterized protein LOC113293625 — protein sequence MGRSSSVLESEIRRAKEEAQHWKLSCLVLKYQNAELKNQLEVGKGKYNELYLESEKKKSECGEVKKTFETLIVDYNRMCDKLNERIEPSMITYRRKRNVGDQRNKCVKLDREIETFMCGKKRATLSRNHEIELEDCKIKCHGLAAELKGKEMECVGFESTVKSLMLIKDALDEEIKEYRARCIGMEEKITGLIEERKGMFQREKMALERIGYLEEVAKNMKSDKTERTRNLRNEVSRGYILKKCVRKKTCRTIGSSVTHLTKAEMICTSAFQPSIYPSPVQGNIEDIHVAGTMEISDSEDTKTSL from the exons ATGGGCAGAAGTAGTAGTGTTTTAGAAAGTGAGATTAGAAGAGCAAAAGAGGAAGCTCAACATTGGAAGTTGAGTTGTTTGGTTCTAAAATACCAAAATGCGGAGCTTAAAAATCAGCTTGAAGTTGGTAAAGGTAAATATAATGAGTTATATTTGGAGTCTGAGAAGAAGAAATCGGAGTGTGGTGAAGTTAAGAAAacgtttgaaaccctaattgtgGATTATAATAGAAtgtgtgataaactaaacgaacgAATTGAACCGAGTATGATAACCTACAGGAGGAAAAGAAATGTAGGTGATCAAAGGAATAAGTGTGTTAAACTCGATCGGGAAATTGAAACTTTTATGTGTGGGAAGAAAAGAGCAACCTTGTCGCGAAATCATGAAATTGAATTGGAAGACTGTAAAATCAAGTGTCATGGTTTGGCAGCAGAACTCAAGGGGAAGGAAATGGAGTGTGTTGGGTTTGAGAGTACAGTGAAGAGCCTAATGTTGATCAAGGATGCTCTAGATGAGGAGATTAAGGAATACAGGGCCAGATGTATTGGAATGGAAGAGAAAATCACGGGTTTAATTGAAGAACGGAAGGGTATGTTTCAAAGAGAGAAGATGGCATTGGAAAGAATTGGTTACTTGGAAGAGGTGGCGAAGAACATGAAGAGTGATAAAACAGAAAGAACAAGAAACTTGCGAAATGAAGTTTCTCGTGGGTATATACTGAAGAAATGTGTGAGAAAAAAAACTTGCAGGACAATTGGCAGTAGTGTCACTCACTTAACTAAAGCTGAAATGATTTGTACTTCTGCTTTTCAACCTAGTATCTATCCTTCTCCAGTTCAAGGAAACATAGAAGATATACATGTCGCAG GTACTATGGAGATCAGTGACAGCGAGGATACCAAAACATCCTTGTAA